In Marinobacter antarcticus, one genomic interval encodes:
- a CDS encoding tellurite resistance TerB family protein has product MIKSLKKLFSAPETEHDKPDARDLAIAATALMVQLSRVDNDEDERELQAIVDCSIKAHQVTREEAEEILSHALDHAEDATSLYEFTGQLNEYLDQEGKQLLLESIWHVALADDRVDKYEEHLIRRMADLLHLNHREFIQARHKAESARS; this is encoded by the coding sequence ATGATTAAGAGCCTGAAAAAACTGTTTAGCGCACCGGAAACAGAGCACGATAAACCCGATGCCCGCGATCTTGCGATTGCTGCAACCGCTTTGATGGTGCAACTTTCGCGGGTTGATAACGATGAAGATGAGCGAGAGCTGCAAGCTATCGTGGACTGCTCGATAAAAGCTCATCAGGTAACCCGGGAAGAAGCGGAGGAAATTCTCAGCCATGCCCTGGATCATGCGGAGGATGCCACCTCACTGTATGAATTTACCGGGCAGCTCAACGAGTACCTTGATCAGGAGGGCAAACAGTTGCTGCTGGAGAGTATCTGGCATGTTGCTCTCGCGGACGACCGCGTCGACAAATACGAAGAACACCTTATTCGCCGTATGGCAGACCTGCTGCATCTTAATCACCGGGAGTTCATACAGGCGCGACACAAGGCAGAGAGCGCACGCTCCTAG
- the tal gene encoding transaldolase has protein sequence MANKLDQLKTMTTVVADTGDIDAIAQWRPQDATTNPSLLLKAAASDAYRPMLDKAVAMARKQGGSDAEQLKVATDMLAVLAGQEILGLIPGVVSTEVDARLSFDTDATLKRARRLLELYDQQGVDTRRVLIKIASTWEGIRAAEILEQEGIHCNLTLLFSFVQAAACAQAGAFLISPFVGRILDWHLASTGREQFPAAEDPGVLSVARIYNYYKANGFSTVVMGASFRNTGEIEMLAGCDRLTISPALLKELQDDNGSLEQKLSATGATSTDGFGTLDEKRFRWESNEDAMATEKLADGIRRFTADQIELENRVRQLASKAA, from the coding sequence ATGGCCAACAAGCTCGACCAATTGAAAACCATGACCACGGTAGTGGCGGATACTGGCGATATTGACGCCATAGCCCAGTGGCGCCCGCAGGATGCCACCACAAATCCATCACTGTTGCTGAAGGCAGCTGCTTCCGATGCCTATCGCCCCATGCTCGACAAGGCGGTTGCCATGGCTCGCAAACAGGGCGGTTCCGATGCCGAGCAGTTAAAAGTGGCAACCGATATGCTGGCGGTTTTGGCGGGCCAGGAAATACTCGGCCTGATACCGGGAGTGGTTTCTACAGAAGTTGATGCCCGATTGTCATTTGATACCGATGCCACGCTCAAACGTGCACGCCGCTTGTTGGAACTCTATGACCAACAGGGCGTGGATACTCGCCGGGTTCTGATCAAGATTGCGTCTACCTGGGAAGGCATCCGAGCCGCGGAGATACTTGAACAGGAAGGTATCCACTGCAATCTGACACTGCTGTTCTCATTCGTGCAGGCTGCGGCCTGCGCACAGGCCGGTGCCTTCCTCATCTCACCTTTCGTAGGTCGCATACTGGACTGGCACCTTGCCAGCACCGGTCGCGAGCAATTCCCTGCCGCCGAGGATCCCGGCGTGCTTTCGGTCGCCCGGATCTACAATTACTACAAGGCCAATGGTTTCAGTACGGTGGTTATGGGCGCGAGCTTCCGCAATACCGGAGAAATTGAAATGCTGGCAGGCTGCGACCGTCTCACCATCAGTCCTGCGTTACTGAAGGAACTGCAAGACGACAATGGAAGCCTGGAGCAGAAACTTTCAGCCACCGGAGCCACTTCGACAGATGGGTTCGGAACCCTGGATGAAAAACGCTTTCGCTGGGAATCCAACGAAGATGCCATGGCCACTGAAAAGCTGGCAGACGGCATTCGCCGCTTCACCGCAGACCAGATTGAACTGGAGAATAGGGTTCGGCAGCTGGCCAGTAAAGCGGCCTGA
- the dusA gene encoding tRNA dihydrouridine(20/20a) synthase DusA, which yields MSKDAPSENAENTTGATGKTGPEPSRRFCVAPMMDWTTPQYRYLARLLSRHTLLYTEMVTTGALIHGDTERFLHHNPAEYPLALQLGGSDAGELAHCARLAEQFGFSEVNLNVGCPSDRVQNNMIGACLMGHPDKVAEAVSAMIAATSLPVTVKHRIGINGRESWDDLCEFVDKVSAAGCRTFIVHARIAVLEGLSPKENRDVPPLKYDWVYRLKQKYPHLEIIINGGIKTFEECHEHLEHTDGVMLGREAYHNPWLLAGVDSEFFGDEAPTASRHDALRAMYPFIESELERGVFLSHISRHLLGLFHGIPGGRQFRRYISENAHKSGAGLEVIQTALEKVREPAQPVLTEATASA from the coding sequence ATGAGCAAAGACGCACCTTCCGAAAACGCCGAAAATACCACGGGGGCTACCGGAAAAACTGGCCCAGAGCCATCCCGCCGCTTCTGCGTTGCGCCGATGATGGACTGGACTACCCCCCAATATCGCTACCTCGCCCGCCTGTTGAGCCGGCATACTCTGCTCTATACCGAGATGGTCACCACAGGTGCGCTGATTCACGGCGATACTGAGCGCTTTTTGCACCACAATCCGGCCGAGTATCCCCTGGCTCTCCAGCTTGGCGGCAGTGATGCCGGAGAGCTGGCCCATTGCGCGCGGCTGGCGGAGCAGTTTGGGTTCAGTGAGGTAAACCTGAACGTTGGCTGCCCCAGCGATCGGGTTCAAAACAATATGATTGGCGCCTGCCTGATGGGACACCCGGATAAAGTGGCAGAGGCCGTGAGCGCGATGATTGCGGCCACGAGCCTTCCGGTAACGGTAAAGCACCGTATCGGCATTAATGGCCGGGAGTCCTGGGACGATCTTTGCGAGTTCGTGGATAAGGTTAGTGCTGCGGGCTGCCGTACATTTATTGTGCACGCGCGTATTGCCGTGCTTGAGGGCCTGAGCCCGAAGGAAAACCGGGATGTGCCGCCGTTAAAATACGATTGGGTGTACCGCCTCAAGCAAAAATACCCGCACCTTGAGATCATTATCAACGGCGGCATCAAAACGTTCGAAGAGTGCCATGAACATCTGGAACATACGGATGGCGTGATGCTGGGCCGTGAGGCCTATCACAACCCCTGGCTGCTGGCTGGTGTGGATTCGGAGTTCTTTGGTGACGAGGCTCCCACGGCCTCCCGCCACGACGCGCTCAGGGCCATGTATCCGTTTATTGAGAGCGAGCTGGAGCGCGGTGTTTTCCTCAGCCACATATCCCGGCACTTACTGGGGCTTTTCCACGGTATCCCCGGCGGCCGTCAGTTCCGTCGCTATATCAGTGAAAACGCGCATAAGTCCGGTGCTGGTCTGGAGGTGATTCAGACCGCTCTGGAGAAGGTCCGCGAGCCCGCACAGCCTGTATTGACGGAAGCGACAGCGAGCGCTTGA
- a CDS encoding 5'-nucleotidase: MPYPIEQKLVIAVASSALFDLSGSDHVFREQGEKAYRKYQEAHLGEPLRKGVAFPFVKRFLSVNQKFPEQCPVEVVLLSRNSVITGKRVFHSIHHHGLDITRAAFLEGKSPYAYIPAFNASLFLSANAVDVSQALDYGYAAGTVLPSKVVDDQGDTELRIAFDFDGVIADDASEQVYKAGSLEDFQKHETSRSQIPHSPGPLADLFRKLSHLQKLEDQAVTDDPDYRRILRIAIVTARNAPSHERVITTLEHWGVDANEVFFLGGMKKDRILNVLKPHMFFDDQRSHLESDAGDIPMVHIPFGVANL, encoded by the coding sequence ATGCCTTATCCCATCGAACAAAAGCTCGTTATTGCGGTTGCGTCCAGCGCTCTGTTTGATCTGTCCGGGTCTGATCATGTATTTCGCGAACAGGGTGAAAAGGCCTATCGAAAGTATCAGGAAGCTCACTTGGGTGAACCCTTGCGCAAGGGCGTTGCCTTCCCGTTCGTAAAGCGCTTTTTGAGCGTGAACCAGAAGTTTCCGGAGCAGTGCCCCGTGGAAGTGGTTTTGCTATCCCGAAACTCGGTGATTACCGGCAAGCGGGTGTTTCATTCTATTCACCACCACGGCCTGGACATTACCCGCGCGGCATTCCTGGAGGGCAAATCGCCCTATGCCTACATTCCAGCATTCAATGCCTCGCTGTTTCTCTCGGCTAATGCCGTCGATGTGTCGCAGGCGCTAGACTATGGCTATGCGGCTGGCACGGTTCTGCCGAGCAAGGTAGTGGATGATCAAGGTGATACGGAGCTGCGCATTGCTTTCGATTTTGATGGCGTGATTGCAGATGATGCCTCTGAGCAGGTATACAAAGCCGGCTCGCTGGAGGACTTTCAGAAACACGAGACGTCCCGCTCGCAGATTCCCCACAGCCCCGGCCCTCTTGCGGATTTATTCCGCAAGCTTTCACATCTGCAAAAACTGGAAGACCAGGCTGTGACGGACGATCCCGATTATCGGCGGATATTGAGAATCGCCATTGTGACGGCCCGCAATGCCCCTTCCCATGAACGAGTGATTACAACGCTGGAACATTGGGGCGTGGATGCCAATGAGGTTTTCTTCCTGGGTGGTATGAAGAAAGACCGGATTCTGAACGTGCTTAAGCCCCATATGTTCTTTGATGACCAACGGTCGCATCTGGAGTCGGATGCGGGGGATATTCCGATGGTACATATTCCGTTTGGGGTGGCGAATTTGTGA
- a CDS encoding hemerythrin domain-containing protein has translation MASLNQLRRDHANMARLLHILLLRHKNLEQGERPDFHLIREVVDYILEYMDGFIMPLEHLYSEHLLAKAPEAEALSRRMAEDYQALRKRLNLLSETLDMILMDAVVPMERFIDDLKTYLDAHLAYLQVEREQLFPFLREHLTDAEQKDLLKMLPDSAQTNLSRLREDYPELYAEFKAAPSPFS, from the coding sequence ATGGCTAGTCTTAACCAATTGCGGCGCGATCACGCCAACATGGCGCGGTTGCTGCACATACTCTTGCTCAGACACAAGAACCTGGAGCAGGGCGAGCGCCCAGACTTTCATCTGATACGTGAGGTCGTGGACTACATTCTCGAATACATGGACGGCTTCATCATGCCCTTGGAGCATCTGTACAGCGAACATCTGCTGGCCAAGGCGCCCGAAGCCGAGGCATTAAGCCGTCGAATGGCCGAGGATTACCAAGCCTTGCGTAAGCGCCTGAACCTGCTTTCCGAGACTCTCGATATGATCCTGATGGATGCCGTGGTGCCTATGGAGCGCTTTATCGACGACCTCAAAACCTATCTCGATGCCCATCTGGCTTACTTACAGGTCGAGCGTGAGCAGCTGTTTCCATTCCTTCGTGAACATCTGACTGATGCGGAGCAGAAGGACTTACTCAAGATGTTGCCAGACAGCGCACAAACCAACCTGTCACGGCTCCGGGAGGATTATCCGGAGCTTTATGCGGAGTTCAAGGCGGCGCCGTCGCCATTTTCCTGA
- a CDS encoding ROK family protein: protein MLERGAPCRTTCAPCCKGDAGAAETLNQYLEHPARGLAAVINVLDPDIIVLGGGMSNAERIYRKLPPRLAKPQL, encoded by the coding sequence GTGTTAGAAAGGGGAGCGCCATGCAGGACGACTTGTGCGCCCTGTTGCAAAGGTGACGCAGGGGCTGCTGAAACCCTGAATCAGTATCTGGAACATCCGGCCCGTGGCTTGGCGGCCGTTATCAATGTGCTGGACCCGGACATTATTGTGCTGGGAGGCGGTATGAGTAATGCCGAACGAATCTACCGGAAACTGCCGCCAAGGTTGGCGAAACCCCAGCTATAA
- a CDS encoding SDR family NAD(P)-dependent oxidoreductase has product MNNSKKTNPDNANWLLRTDGKIALVTGAAGGLGQSFTRCLLDTGATVIVSGRRREALESLKSAFPSHADRIHVVPMDVSDEASVTQAFDVMAGEVGIPDVVVANAGVAVSKKALNCTGDDWDSVIDTNLKGCWLVATEAARRLSSEERRGSIIMISSILGHRAAGNVAPYAVAKAGVEQLTRVLALEWARYGIRVNALAPGYIETDLNRDFFATEPGQKMIHRIPQRRLGQPDDLCGPLLLLASELSDYMTGSTLVVDGGHLQSSL; this is encoded by the coding sequence ATGAACAATTCCAAAAAAACGAATCCTGATAACGCTAACTGGCTTCTTCGTACCGATGGCAAGATCGCACTTGTCACAGGCGCTGCAGGCGGGTTGGGACAAAGCTTTACCCGCTGTTTGCTCGATACTGGCGCTACCGTCATCGTGAGCGGTCGGCGCCGTGAGGCACTTGAAAGCCTCAAGTCAGCATTCCCCAGCCACGCCGATCGCATTCATGTTGTACCCATGGATGTCAGTGATGAAGCCAGCGTTACACAAGCGTTCGATGTGATGGCCGGTGAGGTTGGCATTCCAGATGTGGTGGTTGCCAATGCGGGTGTTGCCGTCAGCAAAAAAGCTCTGAACTGCACCGGTGACGACTGGGATAGCGTTATCGACACGAACCTTAAAGGCTGTTGGTTGGTTGCCACTGAGGCGGCCCGCCGCTTGTCCAGCGAGGAGCGGCGCGGAAGCATCATAATGATTTCCTCCATTCTCGGGCATCGTGCGGCGGGCAATGTTGCACCCTATGCGGTCGCTAAGGCCGGTGTTGAGCAACTGACTCGCGTTCTTGCCTTGGAGTGGGCTCGCTATGGCATTCGGGTTAACGCGTTAGCACCTGGTTATATAGAAACCGACCTGAACCGAGATTTCTTTGCCACTGAGCCGGGCCAGAAGATGATTCATCGCATTCCACAGCGGCGCCTTGGGCAGCCAGACGATCTGTGTGGCCCGTTGCTGCTTCTGGCATCGGAGCTTTCTGACTACATGACCGGCAGCACCCTAGTGGTGGATGGCGGTCATCTGCAATCTTCACTTTAA
- a CDS encoding acyl-CoA dehydrogenase family protein: MDFNLNAKNESYRARIRDFVEQHLLPLESNPEAYDEHENIALGHLEIMRGKAKHEGLWCLQIPEHLGGKGLDISGMAACYEEMNRSIFGPVVFNSAAPDDGNMMVLAKVGTEAQKERWLKPIVEGTVSSAFAMTEPPPGCGSDPGMMQTSAKRVGDKWVVNGHKHYITGAAAASHFILIARTSDDARKGLTAFMFHKDDPGWEIIRRIPIMGPEEHGGHCEIRFDGLEIPDENRLMEVGDGLKLTQIRLGTARLTHCMRWLGLARRSLEIATEYVNTRESFGQTLAQREGVQWLLGEAAMDIQVGRLLTMHAAWKLDQGDFARKEVSMAKVAVADTLHKAVDTAIQLCGARGYSKDTPLEWIYRYARQARLVDGASEIHKMVFSKTLLAERADFWRWGV; encoded by the coding sequence GTGGATTTCAATCTCAACGCCAAAAACGAGTCTTATCGAGCGCGGATAAGAGACTTTGTGGAACAGCATCTGTTGCCGCTGGAGAGTAATCCCGAAGCCTACGACGAGCATGAGAATATTGCGCTTGGGCATCTGGAAATTATGCGTGGCAAGGCAAAGCATGAGGGCCTGTGGTGTTTGCAGATCCCCGAACACCTTGGCGGGAAAGGGCTTGATATTTCGGGTATGGCGGCCTGTTACGAAGAAATGAACCGTTCAATTTTTGGTCCGGTGGTTTTCAATTCTGCGGCGCCCGATGATGGCAACATGATGGTATTGGCGAAGGTGGGTACCGAGGCGCAAAAGGAGCGTTGGCTAAAGCCCATTGTAGAGGGAACAGTGAGCTCCGCATTTGCAATGACGGAACCGCCTCCTGGCTGTGGTTCAGACCCCGGCATGATGCAGACAAGCGCAAAACGTGTGGGTGACAAGTGGGTTGTCAATGGGCATAAACACTATATTACGGGCGCCGCCGCAGCCTCTCATTTCATTCTGATTGCTCGAACCTCAGACGATGCCAGAAAGGGTTTAACCGCCTTTATGTTCCATAAGGATGATCCGGGGTGGGAAATTATTCGGCGCATTCCCATCATGGGGCCGGAAGAGCATGGCGGGCACTGCGAAATCCGGTTTGATGGTTTGGAAATCCCGGATGAGAACCGTCTGATGGAGGTTGGCGACGGCCTTAAGCTTACCCAGATTCGACTTGGGACTGCGCGGCTTACTCACTGCATGCGCTGGCTTGGTTTGGCGCGGCGTTCCCTCGAAATCGCTACCGAATATGTCAATACGCGTGAGTCCTTCGGTCAGACTTTGGCTCAGCGCGAAGGTGTGCAATGGCTATTGGGCGAGGCTGCAATGGATATCCAGGTCGGTCGCTTACTGACCATGCACGCTGCCTGGAAGCTCGACCAAGGCGACTTTGCCAGAAAAGAAGTCTCCATGGCCAAAGTGGCGGTTGCCGATACCCTGCACAAGGCCGTAGACACCGCAATTCAATTGTGTGGTGCGAGAGGCTACTCCAAAGACACTCCGCTGGAATGGATCTATCGCTATGCGCGCCAGGCGAGGCTGGTTGATGGCGCATCGGAGATTCATAAGATGGTGTTCTCAAAAACATTGTTGGCCGAGCGCGCCGACTTCTGGCGTTGGGGAGTGTAG
- a CDS encoding phosphotransferase family protein → MSELAEVFSRFVAHQSGARSAKVIEFEKLSGGAIQDNFGLSLEIEGGQRSGLQKFVVRQDAPSGVAESLSRPEEFRVLEAAFKAGVTVPEPLWLCEDPDVSGQLFYVMTRADGSASPRKLVKSDLTSEQRRTIVRRLGAELAKLHTVRPPVRSLGFLTLPDQGDAALSRVAIYRRHLREIAEPHPVLEWALNWLEDKTPEPGPTVLCHCDFRTGNYMMAGEKLTAILDWEFAAWSDPAEDLGWFCSRSWRFGANEREAGGVGDKQDFLDGYREAGGAEIDPVAVSYWEVMALVRWAMIALQQARRHISGEQRSLELALTGRMVAQMECDLLAQIQELEDDQ, encoded by the coding sequence ATGTCTGAGCTTGCGGAGGTCTTCAGCCGGTTTGTCGCTCACCAATCCGGTGCTCGAAGCGCCAAAGTGATCGAGTTTGAAAAGCTCTCCGGGGGAGCCATTCAGGACAACTTCGGATTGAGCCTGGAAATCGAAGGTGGTCAGCGATCAGGTCTTCAGAAATTTGTGGTGCGCCAGGATGCCCCTTCAGGCGTTGCGGAAAGCCTGTCGAGGCCCGAAGAGTTTCGGGTGCTGGAAGCTGCGTTTAAAGCGGGAGTTACCGTCCCGGAACCGCTTTGGCTTTGCGAAGATCCTGATGTCAGCGGGCAGCTGTTTTATGTCATGACCCGGGCGGACGGGAGCGCATCACCACGTAAGTTGGTCAAGTCGGATTTAACAAGTGAGCAGCGCCGCACTATTGTGCGACGGCTAGGTGCAGAGCTTGCCAAATTACATACGGTGCGACCACCGGTGCGCTCTCTGGGCTTCCTGACATTGCCCGATCAAGGTGATGCGGCGCTGAGCCGTGTAGCGATTTACCGGCGGCACCTCCGAGAAATTGCGGAACCCCATCCCGTTCTGGAATGGGCACTGAACTGGCTGGAAGACAAAACGCCCGAACCGGGTCCAACGGTGTTGTGTCATTGCGACTTTCGAACCGGAAACTACATGATGGCTGGTGAAAAGCTGACCGCTATCCTGGATTGGGAGTTTGCGGCCTGGAGTGATCCTGCGGAGGATCTCGGTTGGTTTTGCAGCCGCAGCTGGCGGTTTGGTGCGAATGAGCGGGAAGCGGGCGGGGTCGGTGATAAGCAGGATTTTCTGGACGGTTACCGCGAAGCGGGTGGCGCTGAGATTGATCCGGTGGCCGTTAGTTATTGGGAAGTGATGGCTCTCGTGCGCTGGGCCATGATCGCGCTTCAACAGGCGCGCCGGCACATCTCAGGCGAACAGCGCTCGTTAGAGTTGGCGCTGACCGGTCGAATGGTTGCGCAGATGGAGTGTGATTTGTTGGCTCAGATTCAGGAACTGGAGGACGACCAGTGA
- a CDS encoding DUF6285 domain-containing protein has product MINKPDIHDLLTEARQVLMNSLTPELTGTRKYEALMIANAMGMAIRELGQSEQAKVEEADRAVSAFLGVQSQPNYNVECEESLAEAIRERRLDGRDKALREVLRTLTEARLGINSPGYLKR; this is encoded by the coding sequence GTGATCAATAAACCGGACATTCATGATCTATTGACGGAAGCTCGCCAGGTGCTAATGAACTCGCTGACACCAGAGCTTACAGGCACGCGAAAATACGAAGCACTGATGATTGCTAACGCCATGGGAATGGCAATCCGTGAACTTGGGCAGAGTGAGCAGGCCAAGGTGGAGGAGGCCGATCGAGCCGTTAGCGCATTCTTGGGGGTGCAATCTCAACCAAATTATAATGTTGAATGCGAGGAATCTCTTGCTGAGGCGATTCGCGAGCGTCGGCTGGATGGTAGAGATAAGGCCCTGCGTGAAGTGCTCCGAACTTTAACGGAGGCTCGTTTGGGAATAAACAGCCCGGGCTACCTGAAACGGTGA
- a CDS encoding long-chain-fatty-acid--CoA ligase, translating into MDKYKKFDRTRANFSALTPLTLLQRSATVYPDKQAVIDVDLELSYGELYRRCCQMGDALRRRGVNPGDTVAILSPNSHEMLESHYSVPMAGAVINTINIRLDAATLSFILGHGEARVLFYDTDWENVVRAAVSELEVPPLLISIESKAGVSDGLAQQDYESLLLEGDAEASWQRPSDEWDAIALNYTSGTTGNPKGVIYHHRGAFLAAMTNSMVFQMTPETVYLWTLPMFHCNGWAYTWAITAVGGTHVCLRDVDPMKIYRHIETYGVTHMCGAPVVMNMLLQELGREELKLSRSTQFALGGAAPPSSVIRKAEEIGFQITHLYGLTETFGPSALCVPQPEWQALPLEQRALKMSRQGVSTHGLDEIAVLDIVSGESVPADGKTMGEICIRGNTVMKGYLKNPEATADAFSNGWLHTGDLAVMHPDHYVEIRDRAKDVIISGGENISSLEVEEVLYRHPQVSEAAVVAMADEKWGEVPCAFVSLIEDSEEIRSEDIIAFCREHMPHFKAPRKVVFGELPKTATGKIRKNILRDSLVP; encoded by the coding sequence ATGGATAAGTACAAAAAGTTCGACAGAACACGCGCAAATTTTTCAGCACTGACGCCACTTACGTTGCTGCAGCGCTCGGCAACCGTGTATCCGGATAAACAGGCCGTAATCGATGTCGACCTGGAGCTTTCCTATGGAGAGCTATACCGGCGCTGCTGCCAAATGGGCGATGCGCTGAGGCGCAGAGGTGTTAACCCTGGGGATACGGTCGCCATACTAAGCCCGAATAGCCACGAGATGCTTGAGTCCCACTACTCTGTGCCGATGGCAGGTGCCGTCATCAACACGATTAATATTCGCCTGGATGCCGCAACGCTCTCTTTCATTTTGGGGCATGGCGAGGCCCGTGTTCTGTTCTATGACACAGATTGGGAGAATGTGGTGCGTGCTGCGGTCTCGGAGCTGGAAGTGCCGCCGCTTCTGATTTCTATCGAGAGTAAAGCAGGCGTGAGTGATGGGCTTGCGCAACAGGACTATGAAAGCCTCCTGCTAGAGGGGGATGCGGAGGCCAGTTGGCAGCGTCCCAGTGACGAGTGGGATGCTATTGCTCTGAACTACACATCGGGTACCACGGGCAATCCGAAAGGTGTGATTTACCACCATCGTGGTGCTTTTCTGGCCGCGATGACCAACTCCATGGTGTTTCAAATGACGCCTGAGACGGTCTACTTGTGGACTCTTCCGATGTTCCATTGCAACGGTTGGGCCTACACCTGGGCGATAACGGCAGTGGGTGGAACCCACGTTTGTCTCAGGGACGTGGATCCGATGAAAATTTATCGCCATATCGAGACTTACGGAGTGACTCATATGTGCGGGGCGCCGGTGGTAATGAATATGTTGCTGCAGGAGCTCGGGCGAGAGGAGCTGAAGCTGTCCCGTTCGACCCAGTTCGCTTTGGGTGGTGCCGCGCCCCCGAGCAGTGTGATTCGAAAAGCGGAAGAGATCGGTTTTCAGATTACTCACCTTTACGGTTTAACCGAGACATTTGGCCCGTCCGCATTGTGCGTGCCTCAGCCCGAGTGGCAGGCCCTTCCGCTGGAACAAAGAGCATTGAAAATGTCCCGTCAGGGCGTTTCCACACATGGGCTGGATGAGATCGCTGTTCTCGATATTGTCAGTGGTGAATCCGTGCCTGCTGATGGCAAAACCATGGGTGAGATCTGTATTCGGGGAAACACCGTGATGAAGGGCTATCTGAAAAATCCGGAAGCCACGGCCGATGCCTTCAGTAATGGCTGGCTTCACACGGGCGACCTGGCGGTCATGCACCCTGACCACTACGTCGAGATTCGGGACCGGGCCAAGGATGTCATCATATCCGGCGGAGAGAACATCTCCAGCCTTGAGGTTGAGGAAGTGCTTTACCGGCACCCGCAGGTCTCCGAGGCTGCTGTAGTAGCAATGGCTGACGAAAAGTGGGGCGAAGTACCTTGTGCTTTTGTCAGTTTGATTGAAGATAGTGAAGAGATTAGATCCGAAGACATTATAGCTTTTTGCAGGGAGCACATGCCGCATTTTAAGGCGCCCAGGAAGGTGGTGTTTGGTGAGTTGCCGAAAACCGCCACAGGGAAGATCCGCAAAAATATTCTCCGGGATTCGTTGGTCCCATGA
- a CDS encoding ABC transporter substrate-binding protein yields the protein MIKICAKKILVAMTAAATIGAASTSYAEEPIRIGGIYILSGSAATYGEFAQKGINLAVDEINGSGGILGRQVEMVYEDSQGKASVAIQAARKLVYSEGVDALVGLDSSGVAQGMVPTIPELQKPLIITHAATPDVTGKLCNALTYRISVNVAQNMKAAALVAAKLDATNWTTIGPDYAFGHQSWEFFGNYLKDIKPDVNLMSETNFPRFGAEDFTPFIDRVMDSDADGVLISVWGGDLVNFVRQANNRGFFEKDYELLFTVGAATEVLSALGDEMPEGVHLSTRYWYDAYDNDVNVHFVKAYIDAYGVPPSYNAEGAYAAIYAYKKAMEAAGTTDGPAVAKALSGMSMEAPNGTITFRKGDNQAMVSPNWGISGPMNSKYGIRTLTDLQIFDGEDVARSIEETGCSL from the coding sequence ATGATAAAAATATGCGCAAAAAAAATCCTGGTTGCGATGACCGCAGCCGCTACGATTGGTGCCGCAAGCACCAGTTACGCGGAAGAGCCAATCCGTATAGGGGGAATCTACATTCTCTCTGGCAGCGCTGCGACCTATGGTGAGTTTGCCCAGAAGGGCATTAACCTCGCGGTCGATGAAATCAACGGTTCTGGTGGAATTTTGGGCCGTCAAGTCGAGATGGTCTATGAAGATAGCCAGGGTAAAGCGTCGGTGGCCATACAAGCAGCCCGGAAATTAGTTTACTCCGAAGGTGTTGACGCCTTGGTAGGGCTGGATAGTTCCGGTGTTGCCCAGGGCATGGTGCCGACAATACCCGAGTTGCAGAAACCACTCATTATTACCCACGCAGCCACGCCCGACGTTACCGGAAAACTGTGTAATGCGCTTACCTACCGTATCAGCGTAAACGTTGCCCAGAATATGAAGGCAGCTGCTCTGGTGGCTGCAAAACTTGATGCCACTAACTGGACGACTATCGGCCCGGACTATGCTTTTGGTCACCAGTCCTGGGAGTTCTTCGGAAACTACCTGAAAGACATCAAGCCTGATGTCAACCTGATGTCGGAGACCAATTTCCCGCGTTTTGGAGCTGAAGATTTTACTCCGTTCATTGATCGGGTTATGGACTCTGATGCTGACGGTGTTCTTATCTCTGTCTGGGGTGGCGATCTGGTCAACTTCGTTCGTCAGGCCAACAATCGCGGATTCTTTGAAAAAGACTATGAACTGCTGTTTACCGTGGGTGCAGCGACCGAAGTGTTATCTGCTCTTGGCGACGAGATGCCGGAAGGCGTTCACCTTTCTACCCGGTACTGGTACGACGCTTATGATAACGACGTCAATGTCCACTTTGTTAAGGCGTATATCGATGCCTACGGCGTCCCGCCCAGCTATAACGCTGAAGGTGCCTATGCAGCTATTTATGCCTATAAAAAGGCAATGGAAGCAGCGGGCACTACTGATGGCCCCGCAGTTGCAAAGGCACTTAGTGGGATGAGCATGGAAGCCCCGAACGGCACGATTACGTTCCGCAAAGGCGATAACCAGGCAATGGTCAGTCCGAACTGGGGTATTTCAGGCCCAATGAATTCTAAGTATGGTATCCGCACACTGACTGATCTGCAGATCTTTGACGGCGAAGATGTGGCCCGTTCTATCGAAGAGACCGGTTGCAGTCTCTGA